A genomic window from Tolypothrix sp. PCC 7910 includes:
- a CDS encoding tetratricopeptide repeat protein: MQVIHLELKHITGDYVELRYFVDNPNEYEKRSLPLSEIADLNEQRKSLQNYDEELKFRLRRVLQQLHEGGKSFLLVLDDFEVNLAPRNESYVLQAEVAEVLKALVWAIRENYTSHRIIITCRYDFEFSQLQYFYKQPLDALQGADLQKKFNRLTAFGETSQVDEALKLQAQKLADGNPRLLEWLDKILQNKTVDRAAILNSLETDRQVELREQVLAEALLQQMDETMREMLSRGLVFELPVPREALAAVCENIPNLEHYINRAVVLGLLEVSYDEVLRVPRILPVQLPGDGEALYKQAAEVLYCLWWEEAESATEEQLLEIHRLALRGKLDKIAVKIAGKLARNWKSQSRFREALKLCKYTLELAEDYLVLHELARSEQELGEVIKAQEHYQKALENCPAEDEQEKAAIIHNLGYLKANSGEINEAIALFKQSLTIKEQIGDVQGKAATLHELGTIKANTGEINEAIALYEQSLALTEEISEQATTLHCLGTIKINRGEINEAIALFEKSLAIKEQIGDVQGMARSLSQLGIIKANSGKVTEAITLYKQSLILKQQIGDIQGQATTLHYLGIIKADRGEINEAIALYAQSLALDKQIGNVRGQAATLHNLGIIKANQGEIKEAIALYEQSLILTEQIGNVQGQARTLSQLGIVKANNGDIAEAITLYTKSLTLKQQIGDVQGQATTLHELGRLKANMRKFKEAITLFQHSLAINNKIGYVQGEAMTLWWLGSIAAQQGNYNQALDYLQPALEIMQRIKSPHAEEVRQIVERILGLIGDS; the protein is encoded by the coding sequence GTGCAAGTCATCCACCTCGAACTGAAGCATATTACGGGTGATTACGTAGAGTTACGGTATTTTGTTGATAATCCTAATGAGTATGAAAAGCGATCGCTCCCGCTCTCAGAAATCGCTGATTTAAACGAACAACGTAAAAGCTTACAAAATTACGATGAAGAATTGAAATTTCGCTTGCGGCGAGTTTTGCAGCAGTTGCATGAGGGTGGAAAGTCGTTTTTGTTGGTGCTGGATGACTTTGAAGTGAATTTAGCACCCCGCAATGAGAGTTATGTGTTGCAAGCGGAAGTAGCCGAGGTGTTGAAAGCTTTAGTTTGGGCGATTAGAGAAAATTACACTTCCCACCGCATCATTATTACTTGCCGTTACGATTTTGAATTTAGCCAGTTGCAGTATTTCTACAAGCAGCCGTTGGATGCACTGCAAGGCGCAGATTTGCAAAAAAAGTTTAATCGCCTCACAGCTTTTGGTGAGACATCTCAGGTTGATGAGGCGTTGAAGTTACAGGCGCAGAAGTTGGCGGATGGGAATCCCCGGTTGTTGGAATGGTTGGATAAGATTCTGCAAAATAAAACTGTTGATCGAGCAGCAATTCTCAATAGTTTGGAAACAGATCGACAAGTGGAGTTGCGAGAGCAAGTTTTGGCGGAGGCGCTGCTGCAACAGATGGATGAAACTATGCGGGAGATGTTGTCACGGGGTTTGGTGTTTGAGTTACCAGTTCCGAGGGAAGCGTTAGCCGCAGTTTGTGAGAATATCCCGAATTTGGAACATTATATTAATCGGGCGGTGGTGTTGGGGTTGTTGGAAGTTAGCTATGATGAGGTGTTGCGAGTGCCGCGTATTTTGCCTGTGCAGTTACCGGGAGATGGGGAAGCTTTGTATAAGCAAGCGGCTGAGGTGTTGTATTGCCTTTGGTGGGAAGAGGCGGAAAGCGCAACTGAGGAACAACTCTTAGAAATTCATCGGCTGGCGTTGCGGGGGAAGTTAGACAAGATAGCGGTGAAAATAGCAGGTAAACTAGCAAGAAATTGGAAAAGTCAAAGCCGATTTCGGGAAGCTTTGAAATTGTGCAAATATACGTTAGAACTTGCTGAAGATTATTTAGTTTTACATGAGTTAGCTCGCTCTGAACAGGAACTGGGCGAAGTCATAAAAGCCCAAGAGCATTATCAAAAAGCTTTAGAGAATTGTCCAGCAGAAGACGAACAAGAGAAAGCTGCAATTATTCACAACTTGGGATATCTCAAAGCCAATAGCGGGGAAATTAACGAAGCGATCGCCCTTTTTAAACAATCCCTTACCATAAAGGAACAAATCGGCGATGTTCAAGGTAAGGCAGCGACATTGCACGAACTGGGGACAATTAAAGCCAATACTGGAGAAATTAATGAAGCAATCGCTTTATATGAACAATCTCTTGCCCTAACAGAAGAAATCAGCGAACAGGCAACAACTTTGCATTGTCTTGGAACAATCAAAATCAATAGAGGAGAAATTAACGAAGCAATAGCCCTTTTTGAAAAATCTCTTGCCATAAAGGAACAAATCGGTGATGTTCAAGGCATGGCAAGGTCGTTAAGTCAACTGGGGATTATCAAAGCCAATAGTGGCAAAGTCACTGAAGCGATCACTCTTTACAAACAATCTCTTATCCTCAAGCAGCAAATTGGCGATATCCAAGGTCAGGCAACGACACTACACTATCTAGGCATAATCAAAGCAGATAGAGGAGAAATAAACGAAGCGATCGCTCTATATGCACAATCTCTTGCCCTGGATAAACAAATTGGTAATGTCCGAGGTCAGGCTGCGACGTTGCACAATTTGGGAATTATTAAAGCCAATCAAGGAGAAATAAAAGAAGCAATTGCTTTATATGAACAATCCCTGATTCTGACAGAACAAATCGGTAATGTCCAAGGTCAAGCGAGAACATTAAGCCAACTAGGTATTGTTAAAGCCAATAACGGAGACATCGCTGAAGCTATTACTCTTTACACAAAATCCCTTACCCTGAAGCAACAAATCGGTGATGTTCAAGGTCAGGCGACGACATTACACGAATTAGGAAGGCTCAAAGCCAACATGAGAAAATTTAAAGAAGCGATCACTCTTTTTCAACATTCTCTTGCCATCAATAACAAAATCGGCTATGTCCAAGGTGAAGCAATGACATTGTGGTGGTTAGGTAGCATAGCCGCACAACAAGGTAATTACAATCAAGCACTAGATTATTTGCAGCCAGCCTTGGAGATAATGCAGCGTATCAAATCGCCTCATGCTGAAGAAGTTAGGCAAATAGTGGAGAGAATACTAGGGTTAATTGGTGATTCGTAG
- a CDS encoding transposase: MNNSHPQPNNDKLKYNGKYRVDSTRLPAWNYATNGAYFLTICTKGKECFFGEVVQGEMQLSQVGEVARRLWGEIPNQFSNFDIDVFCVMPNHIHGILILNQTQMESVDSEEGAMNLMNLEEDAMNLEEDAMNRVSTRGGVTGLFNPMLSKNSVSKIVRWYKGRCTFEINRIYQGFGWQERFYDEIIRNQFALDKIRQYIIDNPINWERDREQQPHPPL; this comes from the coding sequence ATGAATAATTCTCATCCTCAACCAAATAACGACAAACTTAAATATAACGGTAAATATCGAGTTGATTCGACACGGTTGCCAGCATGGAATTATGCGACTAATGGGGCATATTTTCTGACTATTTGCACGAAGGGTAAAGAATGCTTTTTTGGTGAGGTTGTGCAGGGGGAAATGCAGTTATCACAAGTTGGAGAGGTTGCTCGAAGGTTGTGGGGTGAGATTCCTAATCAGTTTTCTAATTTTGATATTGATGTGTTTTGCGTTATGCCTAATCATATTCACGGGATTCTTATACTTAATCAAACGCAAATGGAATCGGTGGATTCGGAAGAAGGCGCGATGAATTTGATGAATCTGGAAGAAGACGCGATGAATCTAGAAGAAGACGCGATGAATCGCGTCTCTACAAGAGGGGGGGTGACGGGGTTGTTTAATCCGATGTTGTCGAAAAATTCGGTTTCTAAAATTGTGCGGTGGTATAAGGGACGATGTACGTTTGAAATTAATCGAATTTATCAAGGTTTTGGATGGCAAGAACGGTTTTATGATGAAATAATTCGCAATCAATTCGCTTTGGATAAAATTCGACAATATATTATCGATAACCCAATCAATTGGGAACGCGATCGCGAACAACAACCCCATCCCCCCTTGTAG
- a CDS encoding adenylate/guanylate cyclase domain-containing protein has protein sequence MPLRVIFVVSTLLQVMTAVGLTGYFSFRNGQRAVNEVATKLRDEVTGRVKDKLLVYIETPHLINRLNANAIELGELDKHNIQYKQKYFWQQIRTFPVITYNFYGNVTGEYLGARRLANGDLQVMERDRTTGYNQYFATNVQGDRTKRIQSLPNFDARQRPWYKQAVAAGKPIWSTIYPDFSTGGLAITAAQPIYDKQGKLKGVLGSDFIFSEVNTFLQSLKIGASGQTFIMERSGLLVATSTPDPSYRNRTNQTQRIKASESQNYLIQQSAKHLEHKFGSFSKIHNSQLLDFEIQGERQFLQVTPLKDNRGLDVLIAVVVPEAEFMKRIHENTRITVVLCLLSLIVATVVGLQTSLWIVKPIQRLNTAAKGLADGNWEQKLAVDGSYEISELAESFTSMAKQLKELFATLEEKVRDRTQALAKINGELKNKNALIRKIFGRYLSDEIVSNLLESPQGLELGGKRQKITILVSDLRGFTATSERISPEQVIAILNFYLQYMAEVITRYEGTIDEFMGDGILTFFGAPTVRANDTERAIACAVAMQQAMIPVNQQMQAWGFPEIEMGIGIHTGEVVVGNIGSEKRTKYGVVGNHINLAYRIESCSVGGQIIVSEDVLAEVRDIVQVEGTQQVQMKGVKDPINLYEISGIRGEHNLFLSKSEEEFRELPEPILLQYVTLESKHVGDRWYEAQIIKLSHREALIQCESHEGKLPPLTNLKLILLNENLPQEVREDFYGKVLEKPTAEGSFYIHFTALPPSVRAMLDQIYNDISLENQYPNCNENPIDDSFASKTR, from the coding sequence ATGCCGTTACGTGTCATTTTTGTTGTATCTACACTACTCCAGGTGATGACTGCTGTCGGACTAACTGGATATTTCTCCTTTCGCAATGGGCAAAGGGCAGTTAATGAAGTCGCTACCAAACTCCGGGATGAGGTGACTGGCAGGGTTAAGGATAAGCTACTAGTGTATATAGAAACACCCCATTTGATTAATCGGCTGAATGCCAATGCCATTGAGTTAGGGGAGTTAGATAAACACAATATCCAATATAAGCAGAAGTATTTTTGGCAGCAAATCCGTACCTTTCCGGTGATTACCTACAATTTTTACGGAAATGTTACAGGTGAATATTTAGGAGCCAGACGTTTAGCCAATGGTGACTTGCAAGTAATGGAACGCGATCGCACTACTGGATACAACCAGTATTTTGCAACCAATGTACAGGGCGATCGCACAAAGCGCATCCAGTCTCTTCCTAATTTTGATGCCAGACAACGCCCTTGGTACAAGCAAGCTGTAGCTGCGGGTAAACCTATTTGGAGTACAATCTATCCCGACTTTAGTACAGGGGGATTGGCAATTACCGCAGCTCAACCTATCTATGACAAGCAAGGAAAACTCAAGGGGGTTCTGGGTAGCGATTTTATTTTTTCTGAGGTGAACACATTTCTGCAAAGCCTGAAGATTGGTGCATCTGGACAGACGTTTATTATGGAACGTTCGGGATTGCTAGTGGCTACATCTACTCCCGATCCCAGTTATCGCAATCGGACTAATCAGACGCAACGAATTAAAGCTTCTGAGAGCCAAAATTATCTCATCCAACAAAGTGCCAAACATTTAGAACATAAGTTTGGGAGTTTTAGCAAGATTCACAACAGTCAACTACTAGACTTTGAAATTCAAGGAGAACGGCAATTTCTTCAGGTTACGCCATTAAAGGATAACAGGGGGTTAGATGTTTTAATTGCGGTAGTTGTACCAGAAGCGGAGTTCATGAAGCGCATTCATGAAAACACTCGCATTACAGTTGTCTTGTGTCTGCTATCGCTGATCGTTGCAACGGTGGTGGGATTGCAAACATCCCTGTGGATTGTCAAGCCGATTCAGCGTTTGAATACTGCTGCTAAAGGACTAGCAGATGGAAACTGGGAGCAAAAACTAGCAGTTGATGGATCCTATGAAATTAGCGAATTGGCTGAATCCTTCACCAGCATGGCGAAACAGCTAAAAGAATTGTTTGCCACTTTAGAAGAAAAAGTACGCGATCGCACTCAAGCACTCGCCAAAATCAACGGCGAACTGAAAAATAAAAATGCGCTGATTCGGAAAATCTTTGGACGCTACCTCAGTGATGAGATTGTTAGCAATCTCTTAGAAAGTCCCCAAGGGTTAGAGTTAGGCGGTAAGCGACAGAAAATCACCATCCTAGTCTCAGATTTGCGTGGCTTTACAGCGACATCAGAACGCATATCTCCAGAGCAAGTCATCGCTATCCTCAACTTTTACCTGCAATATATGGCGGAAGTAATTACCCGCTACGAAGGTACTATTGATGAATTTATGGGGGATGGAATTCTCACATTCTTCGGTGCGCCGACAGTGAGAGCCAACGACACAGAAAGAGCGATCGCTTGTGCTGTAGCTATGCAACAAGCCATGATTCCCGTCAACCAACAAATGCAAGCATGGGGTTTCCCAGAAATCGAAATGGGGATTGGTATCCATACAGGCGAGGTTGTCGTTGGTAACATCGGCTCAGAAAAACGGACTAAATATGGTGTCGTGGGGAATCACATCAACCTCGCCTACCGCATAGAATCTTGTAGCGTTGGCGGACAAATTATCGTCTCCGAGGATGTTTTAGCGGAAGTGCGAGATATCGTGCAAGTGGAAGGAACGCAACAAGTACAGATGAAAGGAGTGAAAGACCCCATTAATCTGTATGAAATTAGCGGGATTAGGGGAGAACATAATTTATTTCTCTCCAAATCAGAAGAAGAATTCCGCGAACTACCAGAGCCGATTTTACTCCAGTACGTCACCTTAGAAAGCAAACACGTAGGCGATCGCTGGTATGAAGCGCAAATTATTAAACTTTCCCATCGGGAAGCGTTGATTCAGTGTGAAAGTCATGAGGGTAAATTACCGCCGCTAACAAATCTCAAGCTGATTCTGCTGAATGAGAATTTGCCTCAAGAAGTACGGGAAGATTTTTATGGCAAGGTGTTAGAAAAACCTACGGCTGAGGGTAGTTTCTACATCCACTTTACAGCCCTGCCGCCATCTGTGCGAGCGATGTTGGATCAAATATATAATGACATTTCTTTGGAGAATCAATATCCCAATTGTAATGAGAATCCAATCGATGACTCATTTGCAAGCAAGACGCGATGA
- a CDS encoding DHH family phosphoesterase, which produces MQWTLAATEQPPEWFIQAVKKYTPASSGVYAAQLLWQRGIRDTQQLEGFVNYKTYQPASPFEFGEEMHRAVARLQLARNAGEKIAIWGDFDADGITSTSVLWDGLGEFFVQNSQLSYYIPNRLKESHGLNYAGIDNLAKQDCTLIVTCDTGSTNIDEIIYAQKLGIDVIVTDHHTLLPERPPVIAIINPRNLPNEHPLYNLSGVAVAYKLVEALYQTLPNIPKHPLTDLLDLVAVGLIADLVQLSGDCRYLAQLGIQRLQEDFKQPPAARRRPGVGRLLELCQKSGDRPTDISFGLGPRINAVSRIQGDASFCVELLTSRDIKRCSELAEDTELANARRKSLQKDVQTQVAQKLTQLDLSTTSAIVLADAQWPVGVLGLVAGQVAQETGRPTILLSTEELGTGDWGLGTGEDSSQSPIPNPQSLARGSARSINSVDLYQLVKDQAHLLHRFGGHPFAAGLSMLVENIPLFTEAINQRLRQSLGGKTLTATVQADIVVTVADLGKDLFLELKILEPCGMGNPVPKLLIQNCWFENAWHRNQQDSQGKKIQYIKTDFDIRDDSTRNPFPGIWWGHYKDELPIGRCDCIAELDYNTFKKRYEIRLIAVRPSANSVFTTHNSELILDWRNQKHSALRTQNSALILEECPTSWDDLRTCWKRCLYNNQQLAIAWSKPNQQSPNQIWLTLIGIAKYLSRTHQPVTRVQLLEKLGISNQALLLGIRALKYLGFTVQRQDNNLRIIQELKNISKTQADAAASKFLAAVREEQFQREYFAEVPLSTIAAMVNTQ; this is translated from the coding sequence ATGCAATGGACTCTAGCCGCAACTGAACAACCGCCAGAGTGGTTTATCCAAGCCGTGAAAAAGTATACGCCTGCATCCAGTGGAGTTTATGCAGCGCAATTATTATGGCAACGTGGTATTCGTGACACGCAGCAATTAGAAGGTTTCGTTAACTATAAAACTTATCAACCAGCTAGCCCCTTTGAGTTTGGGGAAGAAATGCATCGCGCTGTGGCAAGATTGCAGCTAGCACGCAATGCTGGTGAGAAAATAGCAATTTGGGGCGACTTTGATGCGGATGGGATTACTTCTACATCTGTTTTGTGGGATGGTTTGGGAGAGTTTTTCGTTCAGAATTCGCAGTTAAGTTACTACATTCCCAACCGTCTCAAAGAATCTCACGGGCTGAACTATGCAGGTATCGATAACTTAGCAAAACAAGACTGTACATTAATTGTTACCTGCGATACTGGCAGCACAAATATTGATGAAATTATTTATGCTCAAAAGCTAGGTATTGATGTCATAGTTACAGACCATCACACATTACTACCAGAACGCCCACCAGTCATTGCAATTATCAATCCGCGCAACTTACCGAATGAACATCCCCTATATAATTTGTCCGGGGTGGCGGTAGCTTACAAGTTAGTAGAAGCACTGTATCAAACTCTGCCCAATATACCAAAGCATCCCTTAACAGATTTACTAGATTTAGTGGCTGTGGGATTAATTGCCGACTTAGTCCAATTAAGCGGAGATTGTCGTTATTTAGCCCAATTAGGCATTCAACGCTTACAAGAAGACTTTAAACAACCACCAGCAGCCAGACGACGGCCAGGGGTAGGGCGATTATTAGAATTGTGTCAGAAAAGTGGCGATCGCCCCACAGATATTTCCTTTGGCTTAGGGCCGCGCATCAATGCTGTCAGCCGCATCCAAGGAGATGCCAGCTTTTGTGTAGAATTACTCACCAGCCGCGATATTAAACGCTGCAGCGAACTCGCAGAAGACACAGAATTAGCCAACGCCCGCCGCAAGTCTTTGCAGAAAGACGTACAAACCCAAGTCGCCCAAAAACTGACTCAATTAGACTTATCTACCACAAGTGCGATCGTCCTTGCCGATGCCCAATGGCCCGTAGGCGTATTAGGCTTAGTAGCCGGACAAGTAGCACAAGAAACTGGTCGCCCTACGATTTTGTTGAGTACAGAAGAATTGGGGACTGGGGACTGGGGACTGGGGACTGGGGAAGACTCTTCCCAATCCCCAATCCCTAATCCCCAATCCCTAGCCCGTGGTTCTGCCCGTTCTATAAATTCTGTCGATTTATACCAATTAGTCAAAGACCAAGCACATTTATTGCATCGCTTTGGCGGACATCCCTTTGCGGCTGGGTTGAGTATGTTGGTGGAGAATATCCCCTTATTTACAGAGGCGATTAACCAAAGGTTACGGCAATCATTGGGTGGTAAAACCCTCACCGCCACAGTGCAAGCAGACATAGTAGTCACAGTTGCAGACTTAGGGAAAGATTTATTTTTAGAACTGAAAATCCTAGAACCTTGTGGAATGGGTAATCCCGTGCCAAAACTGTTGATTCAAAACTGCTGGTTTGAAAATGCTTGGCATCGCAATCAACAAGATTCTCAAGGGAAAAAAATACAGTACATTAAAACCGATTTTGATATTCGGGATGATTCCACGAGAAATCCTTTCCCTGGTATTTGGTGGGGACACTACAAAGATGAATTACCCATAGGCAGATGTGATTGCATAGCGGAACTTGATTACAACACCTTTAAAAAACGCTACGAAATCAGATTAATCGCCGTTCGCCCCAGCGCTAACTCAGTCTTCACCACCCACAACTCAGAATTAATCCTAGACTGGCGCAATCAAAAACACTCAGCACTCAGAACTCAGAACTCAGCACTCATCCTAGAAGAATGTCCGACAAGCTGGGATGATTTACGCACCTGCTGGAAGCGATGTTTGTACAATAATCAACAACTAGCGATCGCCTGGAGTAAACCCAATCAGCAATCACCCAACCAAATTTGGCTAACTCTCATCGGAATTGCCAAATACCTCAGCCGCACCCATCAACCAGTTACCCGCGTCCAATTGTTAGAGAAACTGGGCATCAGTAACCAAGCCTTACTTTTAGGCATCAGAGCCTTAAAATATTTGGGATTCACAGTGCAACGCCAAGATAATAATTTGCGAATTATCCAAGAACTCAAAAATATCTCCAAAACTCAAGCCGATGCTGCTGCAAGCAAATTTTTAGCAGCAGTCCGCGAAGAACAATTTCAACGCGAATATTTTGCCGAAGTGCCTTTATCTACAATTGCGGCAATGGTGAATACTCAGTAG
- a CDS encoding GNAT family N-acetyltransferase yields MTNVDDMDAVYVRELGIDDIAPVYHLGEELFTSDLYPYLYRTWDEWEVIGLYNTDPEYCLVAEIDGDLAGFILGTIITKASWTYGYILWLGVSPNFQRRGVADKLVDKAVARMIEDGARFMLVDTDPTNTPAVKFFNRKGFGNNRQHIFLSMNLSKHPYYGRLIDYEHQKAERAGYRRSRPAAIRARKPDGFANEVVLNPLVTEPQIDLRLNDE; encoded by the coding sequence ATGACAAACGTTGATGACATGGACGCGGTTTACGTCCGTGAATTAGGAATTGACGATATAGCGCCGGTTTACCATTTGGGAGAAGAACTATTTACCAGCGATTTATATCCTTATTTATATAGAACTTGGGATGAGTGGGAAGTCATTGGACTTTACAACACAGATCCAGAGTACTGTTTGGTTGCAGAAATCGATGGCGACTTAGCAGGCTTTATTTTAGGAACCATCATCACCAAAGCCTCATGGACTTACGGTTATATTCTCTGGTTAGGAGTTAGCCCGAATTTTCAGCGTCGGGGAGTTGCAGACAAGTTAGTTGATAAAGCTGTTGCTCGTATGATTGAAGATGGCGCGCGGTTCATGCTAGTAGATACAGACCCTACCAATACCCCAGCCGTAAAGTTCTTTAACCGCAAAGGTTTTGGTAACAATAGGCAACATATTTTCTTGTCAATGAATTTAAGTAAGCATCCATACTATGGCAGACTAATTGATTATGAACATCAAAAAGCTGAAAGAGCAGGTTATAGGCGATCGCGTCCGGCTGCAATTCGCGCCCGTAAGCCTGATGGTTTCGCCAACGAAGTCGTCCTCAATCCCTTAGTCACCGAACCACAAATAGATTTAAGGTTGAATGATGAGTAG
- a CDS encoding PD-(D/E)XK nuclease family protein, protein MLSTSTQLLRISQGQLNLLERCPRQFQHTYLDNLNSPSDPEHEERQTLGSRFHLLMQQREMGLPINSILQADSQLQNWMSAFAETAPEILTPAAGIQTFRESEHYRTLQVQNYLLTVVYDLLIADKQTAQILDWKTYPKPLHKRKLEQNWQTRLYLYVLAETSEYLPENISMTYWFVQSEGKPQNIKFNYNKAQHQQTAKDLNELLNDLTYWLERYQHKELFPQLPQGNKACGYCQFGTRCDRLQAIEEESDSNSLPDIASIEEVAL, encoded by the coding sequence ATGCTGTCAACTTCCACTCAACTATTACGTATTTCCCAAGGACAACTGAATTTACTAGAACGTTGTCCCCGTCAGTTTCAACATACCTATCTAGACAATCTCAATTCTCCCTCAGATCCAGAACATGAAGAACGGCAAACTTTAGGTAGCCGATTTCACCTGCTGATGCAGCAAAGAGAAATGGGTTTGCCAATTAATAGTATTTTGCAAGCCGATAGCCAATTACAAAATTGGATGTCAGCTTTTGCGGAAACTGCACCAGAAATTCTGACACCTGCTGCGGGTATTCAAACTTTTCGTGAAAGCGAACATTACCGCACTCTACAAGTACAAAATTATTTGCTGACTGTTGTTTATGATTTATTAATTGCTGATAAGCAAACAGCGCAGATTCTCGACTGGAAAACCTATCCTAAACCATTACATAAACGTAAATTAGAGCAGAATTGGCAAACACGTCTTTATTTATATGTTTTGGCAGAAACTAGCGAGTATTTGCCAGAAAACATCTCTATGACTTATTGGTTTGTTCAATCTGAAGGTAAACCGCAAAATATTAAATTTAATTACAATAAAGCCCAGCACCAGCAAACAGCAAAAGACCTTAATGAACTATTAAACGATTTAACTTATTGGTTAGAACGTTATCAACACAAAGAACTATTTCCCCAATTACCACAAGGAAACAAAGCCTGCGGATATTGTCAATTTGGTACTCGATGCGATCGCCTCCAGGCTATTGAAGAAGAAAGCGATAGCAATTCCTTACCAGATATCGCCAGTATAGAAGAAGTAGCACTTTGA
- the def gene encoding peptide deformylase, whose amino-acid sequence MPSEIAVEKKKLKNPPLQLHYLGDRVLRQPAKRIAKVDDELRQLIRDMLQTMYSKDGIGLAAPQVGIHKQLIVIDLEPDNPANPPLVLINPTIKQVSKEICVAQEGCLSIPNVYMDVKRPEVVEIAYKDENGRPKTLKATDLLARCIQHEMDHLNGVVFVDRVDNSLTLAQELSKNGFSYQAVKPVA is encoded by the coding sequence ATGCCCTCCGAAATTGCTGTCGAGAAAAAAAAGTTAAAAAATCCGCCCTTGCAACTTCACTATTTAGGCGATCGCGTTCTTCGTCAACCAGCAAAGCGCATTGCCAAAGTAGATGATGAACTGCGCCAACTAATCCGCGATATGCTGCAAACTATGTACAGCAAAGATGGCATTGGTTTGGCTGCACCCCAGGTTGGGATTCATAAACAACTAATAGTCATCGACTTAGAACCAGATAATCCTGCTAATCCGCCATTGGTATTAATTAACCCCACTATTAAACAGGTAAGCAAAGAAATCTGCGTTGCTCAAGAAGGATGTTTGAGCATTCCCAACGTTTATATGGATGTCAAGCGTCCAGAAGTGGTGGAAATTGCTTATAAGGATGAAAATGGTCGTCCTAAGACATTAAAAGCTACTGACTTACTCGCGCGCTGTATTCAGCACGAAATGGATCACCTCAATGGCGTGGTATTCGTAGATCGTGTAGATAATTCCTTGACTTTGGCCCAGGAACTATCTAAAAATGGCTTCTCGTATCAGGCGGTGAAACCAGTAGCATAG
- a CDS encoding ABC transporter permease: MLKFLTKLDYLLKETFLGLLRGGWMNWAAVSTVTVLLFLFGMSLQTSWQVEKLLYQFGSQMEVAVYLDSGISAANLEPLVKHIPEVVGTQVITKEEAWTKLVKELGISDIEGANQQLEENPLVDEIKVKARNSEVVPNLATKLAKLPGVSTVQYVDEVLKRIAHLHQGLNWITLTITIILTLTAIAVTSITIRLIVMARRQEIEIMQLVGATTAWIYLPFILQGVAFGVFGGAIAWSFITVIQQFISNLLSNQPEFIQFLSNGLQLTPVQILLLPLILVSFGAAVGLIGSLFAVRRFARG, encoded by the coding sequence GTGTTGAAATTTTTAACTAAACTCGACTACCTCCTCAAAGAAACTTTCCTTGGCTTGCTGCGCGGAGGTTGGATGAATTGGGCAGCAGTCAGTACTGTAACAGTATTACTATTTTTATTTGGGATGAGTCTGCAAACCTCCTGGCAAGTAGAAAAACTACTTTACCAATTTGGTAGCCAAATGGAGGTTGCAGTTTATCTAGATTCTGGTATATCAGCAGCTAACCTAGAACCGCTAGTGAAACATATACCAGAGGTGGTAGGGACACAAGTAATTACCAAAGAAGAGGCTTGGACTAAGTTAGTTAAAGAACTAGGAATATCTGATATTGAAGGTGCAAATCAGCAGTTAGAAGAGAATCCTCTAGTTGATGAAATCAAAGTAAAAGCACGTAACTCGGAAGTTGTGCCGAATTTAGCAACTAAGTTAGCTAAATTACCAGGAGTCAGTACAGTGCAGTATGTTGATGAAGTCCTCAAGCGTATCGCCCACTTACATCAAGGTCTAAACTGGATTACCTTAACAATTACCATCATCCTTACCTTAACTGCGATCGCTGTCACCAGCATTACCATTCGCCTGATTGTCATGGCGCGACGACAGGAAATTGAAATCATGCAGTTAGTTGGTGCAACTACAGCTTGGATTTACCTGCCGTTTATTTTACAGGGTGTAGCCTTTGGTGTATTTGGGGGTGCGATCGCTTGGAGTTTTATTACTGTAATTCAGCAATTTATCAGTAACTTGCTGAGCAACCAGCCTGAGTTTATTCAATTTCTTAGCAACGGCTTGCAACTTACTCCAGTACAAATTTTATTATTACCCCTAATTCTTGTAAGTTTTGGTGCAGCTGTAGGATTAATAGGTAGTTTATTTGCTGTAAGGCGTTTTGCTAGAGGTTAG